In a single window of the Streptacidiphilus sp. P02-A3a genome:
- a CDS encoding cupin domain-containing protein has translation MTSISSFAVHIPDADLEPDPLDPEQIVAGSPEVSGAVLWESEDGRQIRGIWQITPGTVTDTEANELFVVVSGRATIAVEGGSTFDVGPGDACVLREGDRTTWTVHETLRKAYHITLP, from the coding sequence ATGACCAGCATCAGCAGCTTCGCCGTACACATCCCGGACGCCGACCTGGAGCCGGATCCGCTCGACCCGGAGCAGATCGTCGCGGGCTCGCCGGAGGTCTCCGGCGCGGTCCTGTGGGAGTCCGAGGACGGCAGGCAGATCCGGGGAATCTGGCAGATCACCCCGGGCACGGTGACCGACACCGAGGCGAACGAGCTGTTCGTGGTGGTCAGCGGCCGGGCCACGATCGCGGTCGAGGGCGGCTCGACCTTCGACGTCGGCCCGGGCGACGCCTGCGTGCTGCGCGAGGGCGACCGCACCACCTGGACGGTGCACGAGACGCTGCGCAAGGCGTACCACATCACCCTGCCGTAG
- a CDS encoding ROK family protein, producing MKHVIALDVGGTGMKAALVAQDGALLHEERRPTGRERGTDAVVAGILDFAADLRDAGLRRYGTAASAAGVAVPGTVDERNGVAVFSANLGWRDLPMRQLLSERLADGGHRLPVALGHDVRTGGFAEARIGAGQGIDRFLFIALGTGIAGGIGIDGRIEAGAHGNAGEIGHVIVRPGGPQCGCGARGCLETLASASAVSRAWAAASGDPDATAADCASAVAAGDKRAVEVWADMVAALADGIMAAHSLLDTRTVIVGGGLAEARDTLFTPLREAVAERITFQVPPVLVPAMLKDTATCLGAGLLAWDLLSLEVTA from the coding sequence GTGAAGCACGTGATCGCACTCGATGTCGGCGGGACCGGCATGAAAGCCGCCCTCGTCGCCCAGGACGGCGCCCTCCTCCATGAGGAGCGCCGCCCGACCGGCCGGGAACGCGGCACCGACGCCGTCGTCGCCGGCATCCTCGACTTCGCCGCGGACCTGCGCGACGCGGGTCTGCGCCGCTACGGCACGGCGGCGTCCGCCGCCGGGGTCGCCGTGCCCGGGACGGTCGACGAGCGGAACGGCGTCGCCGTCTTCTCCGCCAACCTCGGCTGGCGCGACCTGCCGATGCGCCAACTGCTCAGCGAGCGGCTGGCGGACGGCGGTCACCGGCTGCCGGTGGCGCTCGGCCACGACGTCCGCACCGGCGGCTTCGCCGAGGCCAGGATCGGCGCCGGACAGGGCATCGACCGCTTCCTGTTCATCGCGCTGGGCACCGGCATCGCCGGCGGCATCGGCATCGACGGACGGATAGAGGCCGGGGCCCACGGAAACGCGGGCGAGATCGGCCATGTGATCGTCCGTCCCGGCGGGCCGCAGTGCGGCTGCGGGGCGCGCGGCTGCCTGGAGACCCTGGCCTCCGCCTCCGCCGTGTCCCGGGCCTGGGCCGCCGCCAGCGGCGACCCGGACGCCACCGCGGCGGACTGCGCCAGCGCGGTGGCGGCGGGCGACAAGCGGGCCGTGGAGGTCTGGGCGGACATGGTGGCGGCGCTCGCCGACGGCATCATGGCGGCCCACAGCCTGCTCGACACCCGCACGGTGATCGTCGGCGGCGGCCTGGCCGAAGCCCGGGACACCCTGTTCACACCACTGCGCGAAGCGGTCGCGGAACGGATCACGTTCCAGGTGCCGCCCGTGCTCGTACCGGCGATGCTCAAAGACACCGCCACTTGCCTGGGCGCAGGGCTGCTCGCCTGGGATCTGCTCTCACTGGAGGTGACCGCGTGA
- a CDS encoding carbohydrate-binding protein, whose translation MTAEDNGVPEDDDPFAYLYRGQEGEDARNAAQQPGAPRTSYQQATQVGRMQYGQPRQQPGGQQAPQYQQQYQQQAPPQQQTSPLPPTGGGRAQSRSGGSSRGVTYGAVGVVLAVVIGIGVALLNSGGDKSPVASPSNSPVTSASTDPSASSTPSASAPAALPGATNVSGMTLGGGAVPTNNHTGAASTDGKFVPLTASGMSITWSNVSVPTAGSYTFWVHYANAGGGNPDPFTLTVDGKALPLTINLKNWSGSTSWDQAWQRSYTPVTLNAGSNTIEVSYATGSNAGVNVDQLAVTVSSSTPPWP comes from the coding sequence ATGACAGCCGAGGACAACGGCGTGCCCGAGGACGACGACCCGTTCGCATACCTCTACCGGGGGCAGGAGGGCGAGGACGCCAGGAACGCGGCCCAGCAGCCGGGGGCTCCGCGCACCTCCTACCAGCAGGCGACGCAGGTCGGCCGGATGCAGTACGGCCAGCCCCGCCAGCAGCCCGGCGGTCAGCAGGCACCCCAGTACCAGCAGCAGTACCAGCAGCAGGCCCCGCCGCAGCAGCAGACCAGCCCGCTTCCGCCGACGGGCGGCGGCCGGGCGCAGAGCCGCTCCGGCGGCAGCAGCCGGGGGGTGACCTACGGCGCCGTCGGCGTGGTACTGGCCGTGGTCATCGGTATCGGGGTGGCGCTGCTGAACAGCGGCGGCGACAAGAGCCCGGTCGCCTCGCCCAGCAACAGCCCGGTCACCAGCGCCAGCACCGACCCCTCCGCCAGCAGCACCCCCTCGGCCTCGGCCCCGGCGGCGCTGCCGGGCGCGACCAACGTCTCCGGGATGACCCTCGGCGGCGGCGCGGTGCCGACGAACAACCACACCGGCGCGGCCTCCACCGACGGCAAGTTCGTCCCGCTGACCGCCTCCGGGATGAGCATCACCTGGAGCAACGTCAGCGTGCCGACGGCGGGTTCGTACACCTTCTGGGTGCACTACGCCAACGCCGGTGGCGGCAACCCCGACCCGTTCACGCTGACGGTCGACGGCAAGGCGCTGCCGCTGACGATAAACCTCAAGAACTGGTCCGGAAGCACCAGCTGGGACCAGGCGTGGCAGCGTTCCTACACGCCGGTGACGCTGAACGCCGGCAGCAACACCATCGAGGTGAGCTACGCCACCGGCAGCAACGCCGGGGTCAACGTGGACCAGCTCGCGGTGACCGTGTCCAGCAGCACGCCGCCCTGGCCGTAG
- a CDS encoding trehalose-6-phosphate synthase translates to MVETKVDASPARVLLASNRGPVSFTVEDDGTLTPRRGGGGLVSGLSAIGDEIESVWVCAALTEGDRAATRQGLTDPSVRMLDIDPGTFARAYNGIANSTLWFVHHLIYNTPTTPVFGASFRREWASYEAYNTAFAEALAESAAPGATVLVQDYHLSLTPRLLRELRPDLRIGHFSHTPWAPPDYYRLLPDDIAVDVLTGILGADRAGFLTRRWAEAFADCCEAVLGATVDRTGGTLTVTHAGRSTRLGVHPLGADGDFLRERAHRSDVDARLAALRETIGDRRTIVRVDRTELSKNIVRGLHAYRHLLRSRPEWLDRVVHIAFAYPSRHDLPEYREYTASVLRTAQEINDEFGTPDWQPVMLHVDDDFPRSLAAYRLADVALVNPIRDGMNLVAKEIPVVSDEGCALVLSREAGAFAELAEDALPVNPYDVIATAEALHTALTMDPQERADRCKRLAAAATALPPSAWFLDQYQALAVSDRP, encoded by the coding sequence ATGGTCGAAACCAAGGTCGATGCCAGTCCCGCCCGGGTCCTGCTCGCCTCCAATCGCGGACCGGTGTCGTTCACGGTCGAGGACGACGGCACGCTGACGCCCCGCCGCGGCGGCGGCGGACTGGTCTCCGGACTGTCCGCGATCGGCGACGAGATCGAGTCGGTGTGGGTCTGCGCCGCACTGACCGAGGGCGACCGCGCGGCCACCCGGCAGGGCCTGACCGACCCCTCGGTACGCATGCTGGACATCGACCCGGGCACCTTCGCCCGCGCCTACAACGGCATCGCCAACTCCACGCTCTGGTTCGTCCACCACCTGATCTACAACACGCCCACGACTCCCGTGTTCGGGGCCTCCTTCCGCCGCGAATGGGCCTCCTACGAGGCGTACAACACGGCCTTCGCCGAGGCGCTGGCCGAGTCGGCCGCGCCCGGGGCGACCGTGCTGGTCCAGGACTACCACCTGTCACTGACACCCCGGCTGCTCCGCGAGCTGCGGCCGGACCTGCGGATCGGCCACTTCTCGCACACCCCCTGGGCCCCGCCGGACTACTACCGGCTGCTGCCCGACGACATCGCGGTGGACGTGCTCACCGGCATCCTCGGCGCGGACCGGGCCGGGTTCCTCACCCGGCGCTGGGCCGAGGCCTTCGCGGACTGCTGCGAGGCGGTGCTCGGCGCGACCGTGGACCGCACCGGCGGCACGCTCACGGTCACCCACGCGGGCCGCAGCACCCGCCTCGGCGTCCACCCGCTCGGCGCGGACGGCGACTTCCTGCGCGAACGGGCGCACCGCAGCGACGTCGACGCGCGGCTGGCGGCCCTGCGGGAGACGATCGGCGACCGGCGGACCATCGTCCGGGTGGACCGCACCGAGCTGTCCAAGAACATCGTGCGCGGCCTGCACGCCTACCGGCACCTGCTGCGCAGCCGCCCGGAGTGGCTGGACCGGGTGGTCCACATCGCCTTCGCCTACCCCTCGCGGCACGACCTGCCGGAGTACCGCGAGTACACCGCCTCGGTGCTGCGCACCGCGCAGGAGATCAACGACGAGTTCGGCACCCCGGACTGGCAGCCGGTCATGCTGCACGTGGACGACGACTTCCCGCGGTCGCTGGCCGCCTACCGGCTCGCCGACGTGGCCCTGGTCAACCCGATCAGGGACGGGATGAACCTGGTCGCCAAGGAGATCCCGGTGGTCTCCGACGAGGGCTGCGCGCTGGTGCTCTCCCGCGAGGCCGGGGCCTTCGCCGAACTGGCCGAGGACGCGCTGCCGGTCAACCCGTACGACGTGATCGCGACCGCCGAGGCGCTGCACACCGCGCTGACGATGGACCCGCAGGAGCGCGCGGACCGCTGCAAGCGGCTGGCGGCGGCGGCCACCGCGCTACCGCCGAGCGCCTGGTTCCTGGACCAGTACCAGGCGCTGGCCGTCTCCGACCGGCCCTAG
- a CDS encoding carbohydrate ABC transporter permease gives MTQTTHADALESAPGPGRPRRGQRRPESQLRRLARALEPVPWVAPATVLILFVVIWPVIAMFQTSGQSFDSMGFNHGSAGWSNFTKLFDEQVLDGVLIRTVIWVVVVVGVTMLVSLGVAQLFNKQFPGRRVARWALIAPWAASVVMTAIVFKWMLDPNNGAITVLAHDLGIVKQYNATNWLSEQVPAFCWEMFVAVFVSVPFTTYALLAGLQAVPAEVYEAAKLDGASVWRTYWSVTLPLLRPALLVAMLINVMNVFNSFPIIYEMNGGNANSSDATSTIFMYTTSQSSIGEAAAMSVVNFGFIIVIVLLFLRASKWNSAED, from the coding sequence ATGACGCAAACGACTCACGCCGACGCGCTGGAGTCGGCGCCCGGTCCGGGGCGGCCCCGCCGGGGCCAGCGACGGCCCGAGAGCCAGCTGCGCCGGCTGGCGCGCGCGCTGGAACCGGTGCCCTGGGTGGCACCCGCGACCGTACTGATTCTGTTCGTGGTGATCTGGCCCGTCATCGCGATGTTCCAGACCTCGGGGCAGAGCTTCGACTCGATGGGCTTCAACCACGGCTCGGCCGGGTGGAGCAACTTCACCAAACTCTTCGACGAGCAGGTCCTGGACGGCGTGCTGATCCGCACCGTCATCTGGGTCGTCGTGGTCGTCGGGGTCACCATGCTGGTCTCCCTCGGTGTCGCCCAACTGTTCAACAAGCAGTTCCCCGGCCGCCGGGTCGCCCGCTGGGCTCTGATCGCCCCCTGGGCCGCGTCGGTCGTGATGACCGCCATCGTCTTCAAGTGGATGCTCGACCCCAACAACGGCGCGATCACCGTCCTCGCCCACGACCTGGGCATCGTCAAGCAGTACAACGCCACCAACTGGCTCTCCGAACAGGTCCCCGCGTTCTGCTGGGAGATGTTCGTCGCGGTCTTCGTCTCGGTCCCGTTCACCACCTACGCCCTGCTCGCCGGCCTGCAAGCGGTGCCCGCGGAGGTGTACGAGGCCGCCAAACTCGACGGCGCCTCCGTCTGGCGCACCTACTGGTCGGTCACCCTGCCGCTGCTGCGCCCGGCCCTGCTGGTCGCGATGCTGATCAACGTCATGAACGTGTTCAACTCGTTCCCGATCATCTACGAGATGAACGGCGGCAACGCCAACAGCTCCGACGCCACCAGCACCATCTTCATGTACACCACCTCGCAGTCGAGCATCGGCGAGGCCGCCGCCATGTCGGTGGTCAACTTCGGCTTCATCATCGTGATCGTCCTGCTGTTCCTGCGGGCGTCCAAGTGGAACTCCGCGGAGGACTGA
- the otsB gene encoding trehalose-phosphatase, producing the protein MSIPEPRTTAGAAGLAALLEEPARAVVALDFDGTLAPIVANPERAYAHPGAVDALARLAPRLAAVLVLTGRPAETAVRLGGFAGATGLDRLIVLGHYGLERWDAATGALRAPEEHPGVTALRAQLVELPLPEGARIEDKGHSLAVHTRRAADPAAALAALDAPLRALADRNGLAVEPGRMVLELRPPGMDKGVALTSALRELDAGSVLFAGDDLGDLAAYAAVEELRADAALPGLLVCSAPATGEARVAALADRADLVVPGPDGVVALLTALAEQLER; encoded by the coding sequence ATGAGCATCCCCGAACCGCGCACCACGGCCGGAGCGGCCGGACTCGCCGCCCTCCTCGAAGAACCGGCCCGAGCCGTGGTCGCCCTCGACTTCGACGGCACCCTGGCCCCGATCGTGGCCAACCCCGAACGCGCCTACGCCCATCCGGGGGCGGTGGACGCGCTGGCACGGCTCGCGCCCAGGCTCGCCGCCGTGCTGGTGCTCACCGGCCGCCCGGCCGAGACCGCGGTACGGCTCGGCGGCTTCGCCGGGGCGACCGGGCTCGACCGGCTGATCGTCCTCGGCCACTACGGCCTGGAGCGCTGGGACGCCGCCACCGGGGCGCTGCGCGCGCCCGAGGAGCACCCGGGCGTGACCGCGCTGCGGGCCCAACTGGTCGAGCTGCCGCTGCCGGAGGGGGCCAGGATCGAGGACAAGGGCCACTCGCTGGCCGTGCACACCCGTCGCGCCGCCGACCCCGCCGCCGCCCTGGCCGCGCTGGACGCCCCGCTGCGGGCGCTGGCCGACCGCAACGGCCTGGCCGTGGAACCGGGCCGGATGGTGCTGGAGCTGCGCCCGCCGGGCATGGACAAGGGCGTGGCGCTGACCTCGGCGCTGCGCGAACTGGACGCCGGCAGCGTGCTGTTCGCCGGGGACGACCTCGGCGACCTGGCCGCCTACGCCGCGGTCGAGGAGCTACGGGCCGACGCCGCCCTGCCCGGCCTGCTGGTGTGCAGCGCCCCGGCCACCGGCGAGGCCCGGGTGGCGGCCCTGGCCGACCGCGCCGACCTGGTGGTCCCCGGGCCCGACGGTGTGGTCGCGCTGCTGACCGCGCTCGCCGAGCAGTTGGAGCGCTGA
- a CDS encoding extracellular solute-binding protein, with protein MLALSALGVAGAMALTACSSSGSSKSSSAGGVTTINLLAADYGTAGTANSSQTYWQGIADAFHAANPSIVVHVQTIPWTDYQTKTTAMFQAKQYPDILEGDAPQEFAADNLLYPLTDVMSASTISNLIPVFVKQEDTNNIAYGAPFTTSSRVLFYNKKLFTQAKIASPPTTWAQLESDAAAIKALPGGNIGYDMPLGTEEAQGESLMWMLGNDGNYTDGTGKYAINSANNIETFQFMANLVKAGDTEAGPATQDRKTAWADFASGDVGMVGGSGALVPIINTAGKLQSADWGDVAMPGKNGPLTTPLAVHDDITAFNLGGHAAQIKAFLDFAYQDKYQEQFDNEYDLLPATSSASAALSASNPVDAPFLAALPNGSQYPTNSNWTPVTKKIQNTIGAAVASPGAASTVLGELQAFASSSNN; from the coding sequence ATGCTCGCTCTCTCTGCTCTCGGCGTCGCCGGCGCCATGGCCCTGACGGCATGTAGCTCCAGTGGTTCCTCCAAGTCCTCGTCGGCCGGCGGGGTCACCACCATCAACCTGCTCGCCGCCGACTACGGCACGGCCGGTACCGCGAACAGCTCGCAGACGTACTGGCAGGGCATCGCGGACGCCTTCCACGCCGCGAACCCGAGCATCGTGGTCCACGTGCAGACGATCCCCTGGACCGACTACCAGACGAAGACCACGGCGATGTTCCAGGCCAAGCAGTACCCGGACATCCTTGAGGGTGACGCGCCGCAGGAGTTCGCCGCGGACAACCTGCTGTACCCGCTGACCGACGTGATGTCGGCCAGCACCATCAGCAACCTGATCCCGGTGTTCGTCAAGCAGGAGGACACCAACAACATCGCCTACGGCGCGCCGTTCACCACCAGCTCGCGCGTGCTCTTCTACAACAAGAAGCTGTTCACCCAGGCCAAGATCGCCAGCCCGCCGACCACCTGGGCGCAGCTGGAGTCGGACGCCGCCGCGATCAAGGCGCTGCCGGGCGGCAACATCGGCTACGACATGCCGCTGGGTACCGAGGAGGCCCAGGGCGAGTCGCTGATGTGGATGCTGGGCAACGACGGCAACTACACCGACGGCACCGGCAAGTACGCCATCAACTCGGCGAACAACATCGAGACCTTCCAGTTCATGGCGAACCTGGTCAAGGCCGGTGACACCGAGGCCGGTCCGGCCACCCAGGACCGCAAGACCGCCTGGGCGGACTTCGCCAGCGGCGACGTCGGCATGGTCGGCGGCTCCGGCGCGCTGGTCCCGATCATCAACACCGCCGGCAAGCTGCAGAGCGCGGACTGGGGCGACGTCGCGATGCCCGGCAAGAACGGCCCGCTGACCACGCCGCTCGCCGTCCACGACGACATCACCGCCTTCAACCTCGGTGGTCACGCCGCGCAGATCAAGGCGTTCCTGGACTTCGCCTACCAGGACAAGTACCAGGAGCAGTTCGACAACGAGTACGACCTGCTCCCCGCGACCAGCTCGGCCTCGGCCGCGCTGTCGGCGAGCAACCCGGTCGACGCGCCGTTCCTGGCCGCGCTGCCGAACGGTTCGCAGTACCCGACCAACAGCAACTGGACTCCGGTCACCAAGAAGATCCAGAACACCATCGGCGCCGCGGTGGCGAGCCCCGGCGCTGCCAGCACGGTCCTGGGCGAGCTCCAGGCCTTCGCCAGCAGCAGCAACAACTAA
- the nagA gene encoding N-acetylglucosamine-6-phosphate deacetylase, whose product MSNADRTVLAGARIVLPTGVVDNGRLVIENGRITEAAAAPDSPPTEGVPPLDLSGYTVVPGFVDMHVHGGGGASYASGIAEEALTAARTHLEHGTTTTVASTVTGEIDEVCRQASVLSELVEQGVLAGVHFEGPFISINRCGAHQPDLLRDPDPALVRKLVDAARGTAKMVTLAPELEGGIESIRLLKELGVIAAIGHTDANYDKALAGIDAGATVATHLFNAMPAIGHRAPGPIVALLEDERVTVELVGDGVHLHPAVIDLAMTGAGLDRVALITDAMSAAGFGDGLYPLGPLQVRVQDGVARLVEGGSIAGSTLTLDVAFRRAVSINGLSLSQASQVLSLNPARQLGIADRAGSLEPGKYADLVVLDDAYELVAVMRQGEWISGADRFQRVAATA is encoded by the coding sequence GTGAGCAACGCGGACCGCACTGTGCTGGCCGGGGCCAGGATCGTCCTGCCCACCGGCGTCGTCGACAACGGTCGGCTGGTGATCGAGAACGGCCGGATCACCGAGGCGGCAGCAGCTCCCGACAGCCCCCCGACGGAGGGCGTACCGCCGCTCGACCTCAGCGGGTACACGGTGGTCCCCGGCTTCGTGGACATGCACGTCCACGGCGGCGGCGGCGCCTCGTACGCCTCCGGCATCGCCGAGGAGGCGCTGACGGCGGCGCGCACCCACCTGGAGCACGGCACCACCACCACCGTGGCGAGCACCGTCACCGGCGAGATCGACGAGGTCTGCCGCCAGGCGTCGGTGCTCAGCGAGCTGGTCGAGCAGGGCGTGCTGGCGGGGGTGCACTTCGAGGGCCCGTTCATCAGCATCAACCGCTGCGGCGCGCACCAGCCCGACCTGCTCCGCGACCCGGATCCGGCGCTGGTCCGCAAGCTGGTGGACGCCGCGCGCGGCACCGCCAAAATGGTGACCCTGGCCCCCGAGCTGGAGGGCGGCATCGAGTCCATCCGGCTGCTCAAGGAGCTCGGGGTGATCGCGGCGATCGGCCACACCGACGCCAACTACGACAAGGCGCTGGCCGGGATCGACGCCGGAGCCACGGTCGCCACCCACCTGTTCAACGCCATGCCCGCGATCGGCCACCGCGCGCCGGGCCCGATCGTGGCGCTGCTGGAGGACGAGCGGGTCACCGTCGAGCTGGTCGGCGACGGTGTGCACCTGCACCCCGCGGTGATCGACCTGGCGATGACCGGCGCCGGTCTGGACCGGGTGGCGCTGATCACCGACGCCATGTCGGCGGCCGGGTTCGGCGACGGCCTCTACCCGCTCGGCCCGCTCCAGGTCCGGGTGCAGGACGGGGTCGCCCGGCTGGTCGAGGGCGGCTCGATCGCGGGCAGCACGCTCACCCTGGACGTCGCCTTCCGGCGCGCGGTCAGCATCAACGGCCTCTCGCTGTCCCAGGCTTCGCAGGTGCTCTCGCTCAACCCGGCCCGGCAGCTGGGCATCGCCGACCGGGCCGGATCGCTGGAGCCGGGCAAGTACGCCGACCTGGTGGTGCTGGACGACGCCTACGAGCTGGTCGCGGTGATGCGCCAGGGCGAGTGGATCAGCGGCGCCGACCGCTTCCAGCGGGTCGCGGCAACCGCCTGA
- a CDS encoding DUF3263 domain-containing protein, protein MDDSLSDRDRAVLALEGRQWRTASAKEAAIRGELDLAPVRYYQLLNGLLDRPAALAHDPLLVNRLRRLREQRRARR, encoded by the coding sequence ATGGACGACTCGCTCAGCGACCGCGACCGAGCGGTGCTGGCGCTGGAGGGCCGCCAGTGGCGCACCGCCAGTGCCAAGGAGGCCGCGATACGCGGCGAGCTGGACCTCGCCCCGGTCCGGTACTACCAGCTGCTGAACGGACTGCTGGATCGCCCGGCCGCGCTGGCCCACGACCCGCTCCTGGTCAACCGGCTCCGCCGACTGCGTGAGCAGCGCCGGGCGCGCCGCTAG
- a CDS encoding carbohydrate ABC transporter permease, with the protein MATDTARAHAAPRSSRPAPKQRKPPRLRTVITVGGAYVIGIVFLLPYLEMIITALRPHNQVADRDLLPHSFTLSNFTNIWSTGIGTNLGVSLEIAFGATALVLLVAIPAAYYTARRKFRGRGVFMVLVLVTQMFQPTAMIIGIYREFLQFNMTNSVWALILVNAGFNMAFAVWILNAYFGAIPKEIEEAAIVDGCSRIGAMFRVIIPLAMPGIVTALIFTFIAAWNEFIVALTLTSQPNVEPLTVKISTYTSQYSIDWGHLFAGSVIATIPVIILFALIEGKVVSGLTAGSVK; encoded by the coding sequence ATGGCCACCGACACCGCACGCGCGCACGCCGCGCCCAGGTCCTCCAGGCCGGCCCCCAAGCAGCGCAAGCCACCGCGACTGCGCACGGTCATCACCGTCGGCGGCGCCTACGTCATCGGGATCGTCTTCCTGCTGCCGTACCTCGAAATGATCATCACCGCGCTGCGGCCGCACAACCAGGTCGCCGACCGGGACCTGCTGCCGCACAGCTTCACCCTCTCCAACTTCACCAACATCTGGTCCACCGGCATCGGCACCAACCTGGGCGTCAGCCTGGAGATCGCCTTCGGGGCGACCGCACTGGTACTGCTCGTCGCGATCCCGGCCGCGTACTACACCGCGCGCCGCAAGTTCCGCGGCCGCGGCGTGTTCATGGTGCTGGTGCTGGTCACCCAGATGTTCCAGCCCACCGCGATGATCATCGGCATCTACCGCGAGTTCCTGCAGTTCAACATGACCAACTCGGTCTGGGCACTGATCCTGGTCAACGCGGGCTTCAACATGGCCTTCGCGGTGTGGATCCTGAACGCCTACTTCGGGGCCATCCCGAAGGAGATCGAAGAGGCCGCGATCGTCGACGGCTGCAGCCGGATCGGCGCGATGTTCCGGGTGATCATCCCGCTGGCCATGCCCGGCATCGTCACCGCGCTGATCTTCACCTTCATCGCCGCCTGGAACGAGTTCATCGTCGCCCTGACACTGACCAGCCAGCCCAACGTGGAACCGCTGACAGTGAAGATCTCCACCTACACCAGCCAGTACTCCATCGACTGGGGCCACCTGTTCGCCGGATCGGTGATCGCCACCATCCCGGTGATCATCCTCTTCGCCCTGATCGAAGGCAAGGTCGTCTCCGGCCTCACCGCCGGATCCGTCAAGTAG